The following are encoded together in the Penicillium digitatum chromosome 3, complete sequence genome:
- a CDS encoding Plasma membrane iron permease: MGSNRVFAVTVFFICFRECLETTVVVSVLLAFLKQSLYESDRPTYKRLVKQVWLGCALGLFICLAVGAGMIGGFYGLGTDSFSSTEDIWEGVLGIIASIIITIMGAALLRVSKLQDKWRVKLAKALQKDHDPNETKKGRVKRWLEKYAMFILPFITVLREGLEAVVYVGGVGLGLPATSFPLAVVCGLLAGILVGYVIYRGGRQTSLQIFLIISTCFLYLVAAGLFSRGVWYLENNAWNKIIGGDASETGSGPGSYDIRKSVWHVNCCNPELGGGGGWGIFNALLGWTNSADYGSVIAYNLFWICVMIGYGLMFYREKRGAIPVIDPALNSVIRAKARARAFILRRPYEDPITPVETTVPVSDKHAGTGVLAL; this comes from the exons ATGGGTAGTAATCGGGTTTTTGCCGTCACCG TGTTTTTCATTTGCTTTCGAGAATGTCTCGAGACAACGGTGGTTGTGTCGGTTCTACTGGCTTTCTTGAAGCAGTCGCTCTACGAGAGTGATCGCCCGACGTACAAAAGGCTGGTGAAACAA GTCTGGCTAGGATGTGCTTTAGGTCTATTCATTTGTCTCGCAGTCGGCGCAGGCATGATCGGTGGTTTCTATGGCCTCGGAACAGACTCGTTCTCCAGCACCGAGGATATTTGGGAGGGTGTTCTGGGAATTATCGCCTCGATCATCATCACGATCATGGGAGCGGCCCTTCTGCGCGTGTCTAAACTGCAAGACAAATGGCGTGTCAAGCTCGCCAAGGCTCTCCAAAAGGATCACGATCCCAACGAGACCAAGAAGGGTCGCGTCAAGAGATGGTTGGAGAAATACGCTATGTTCATTCTGCCATTTATCACGGTTCTTCGTGAGGGTCTCGAGGCCGTTGTCTATGTCGGTGGCGTTGGATTAGGGCTCCCAGCCACTTCCTTCCCCTTGGCCGTTGTTTGCGGCCTTTTGGCCGGTATCTTAGTGGGCTATGTTATCTACCG AGGTGGACGACAGACTTCGTTGCAGATTTTCTTGATTATTTCCACTTGCTTCCTCTACCTCGTTGCCGCCGGTCTTTTCTCGCGTGGTGTCTGGTACTTGGAGAACAATGCCTGGAACAAGATTATCGGAGGCGACGCGTCAGAGACTGGCTCTGGTCCCGGATCCTACGACATCCGAAAGAGTGTCTGGCACGTGAATTGTTGCAACCCAGAGCTAGGAGGTGGCGGTGGTTGGGGTATCTTCAATGCACTTCTTGGCTGGACCAACTCCGCCGACTATGGCTCTGTGATCGCCTACAACTTATTTTGGATCTGTGTCATGATTGGCTACGGGTTGATGTTCTACCGTGAGAAGCGTGGAGCTATTCCTGTCATTGACCCGGCTTTGAACAGCGTCATCAGAGCCAAggccagagccagagcctTTATTCTGCGCCGTCCCTATGAAGATCCAATTACCCCCGTTGAGACTACAGTTCCGGTCTCGGATAAGCATGCAGGGACTGGTGTTTTGGCTCTTTAG
- a CDS encoding FAD-binding 8 yields the protein MSDTKSAKAAAKAAQKKLRLSHNVWSNKYFAIAIGAIMVLFAIYHWLGVIHFHYGRRTSHPTLTRKYRQVRCFLSSTTMGLRTDRSILYIIYWAINLILLLTNNEISDIIFISKRLGWISVANLVLLVFLALKNTPLAPLTATSYEKLRPLHKVAGYTCIFASVLHGIVYLSAWSKIGNLHEMKEVNNYTGAIACCAMLIIGISTITYFMRRYYELFYMLHIIMFILIMITVGMHRPKFSTSTLIIVIFTASLWAMDRIIRSAKIVWNFFGNSLTVTALPNNAIRVKLSRRMHSTPGSHALLWVPAIRWVESHPFTLVSSNPPEFVVRVYDGFTRDLYKAAQEAPGRSLRCSVDGAYGQVPNFKVFDKVVLVAGGSGASFTFAIALDLIEASKKVVKAIDFIWIVRHKESLEWFAQELKQLQSHPEVNVFIYVTRQADLSDTSSPTSPGSLSEKVAAKDDIILTEPSSVFSTNDPEKGVAQESTDSISSSTNQILQGRPNIGNLIAAAAAGSGNLEDRIIVGACGPSELMSTTRKAVNDDLLKGGPSITLYTEEFEW from the exons ATGAGTGACACCAAATCTGCAAAGGCTGCTGCAAAGGCTGCTCAAAAGAAATTGCGTCTGTCTCACAATGTGTGGAGCAATAAGTATTTTGCCATCGCCATTGGGGCAATCATGGTTCTTTTCGCCATATACCACTGGTTAGGTGTAATTCACTTTCATTATGGTCGAAGGACGAGCCATCCCACATTGACTCGGAAGTATAG ACAAGTCCGATGCTTTCTTTCGAGTACAACGATGGGGTTAAGGACAGACCGGTCTATTCTCTATATCATCTACTGGGCTATCAACTTGATTCTCCTTTTAACCAATAATGAAATTTCAGATATCATCTTT ATTTCCAAACGATTGGGCTG GATTTCAGTCGCAAATTTGGTACTTTTGGtcttcttggccttgaaGAATACACCCCTCGCGCCCTTGACAGCTACGTCCTACGAAAAGCTCCGCCCGCTACACAAGGTTGCCGGTTATACTTGTATCTTCGCAAGCGTCTTGCATGGCATAGTGTACCTATCTGCCTGGTCAAAGATTGGGAACCTGCACGAAATGAAAGAAGTGAACAACTACACTGGCGCAATCGCATGCTGTGCCATGCTGATCATTGGAATTTCAACTATCACATATTTCATGCGGAGGTACTATGAAC TCTTCTACATGTTGCACATAATCATGTTCATTTTGATTATGATCACAGTCGGAATGCACCGTCCGAAATTTTCAACCTCAACGCTTATTATTGTCATTTTCACTGCCTCTCTTTGGGCCATGGACCGCATCATCCGCAGCGCAAAGATAGTCTGGAACTTCTTCGGAAATTCCCTCACTGTCACAGCTTTGCCCAACAATGCCATTCGGGTAAAACTCAGCCGTCGCATGCACTCCACTCCAGGTTCCCATGCCTTGTTGTGGGTTCCTGCCATCCGCTGGGTTGAAAGCCATCCGTTCACTCTAGTATCTTCGAATCCGCCCGAGTTTGTTGTTAGAGTGTATGATGGCTTCACGCGGGATCTGTATAAAGCCGCCCAAGAAGCGCCAGGGAGATCTCTACGCTGTTCTGTGGACGGTGCATATGGTCAAGTCCCTAACTTCAAAGTGTTTGACAAGGTCGTCCTTGTCGCCGGTGGCAGCGGTGCTAGCTTCACTTTTGCTATTGCACTAGACCTGATCGAGGCGTCCAAAAAAGTCGTGAAGGCGATTGACTTTATCTGGATAGTGAGACATAAAG AGAGCCTCGAATGGTTTGCCCAAGAGCTCAAACAACTTCAATCGCATCCAGAAGTCAATGTCTTCATTTACGTCACCCGTCAGGCTGACCTGTCTGACACATCGTCACCCACATCGCCAGGCTCTTTGTCTGAAAAAGTAGCTGCAAAGGACGATATAATTCTCACAGAACCCTCTTCCGTCTTTTCAACAAATGACCCCGAGAAAGGCGTTGCACAAGAGTCTACAGACAGTATTTCTTCTTCGACCAACCAGATCTTGCAAGGGCGCCCAAATATTGGCAACTTGATTGCGGCCGCTGCTGCTGGAAGCGGTAACTTAGAAGACCGCATCATTGTTGGAGCTTGTGGTCCTAGCGAGCTTATGAGTACAACAAGGAAAGCGGTTAACGATGATTTGCTCAAAGGAGGCCCATCAATAACACTCTACACTGAG GAATTCGAATGGTGA